The proteins below are encoded in one region of Campylobacter rectus:
- a CDS encoding cytochrome c3 family protein — MKKIFIKFCLFCVFAFVIFFGGNALIHSTGDDKFCTLCHEWMDPMVQAYHGDKHGGANRKGIKVKCVDCHLPHDSYISYVFQKGLNGFNEVTHMMFNDADKMDWQAHRQNRTKFVYDSGCISCHERILDVNSTNANINDMHKIYADFKDKKDKLSCVSCHKTVGHKNLGKILYEIKNPPVGNWDDEPKKDEPKK; from the coding sequence ATGAAAAAAATATTTATAAAATTTTGTCTATTTTGCGTTTTCGCTTTCGTTATATTTTTCGGCGGCAATGCGCTTATCCACTCGACCGGCGACGATAAATTTTGCACCCTTTGCCACGAGTGGATGGATCCTATGGTGCAGGCGTATCACGGAGATAAGCACGGCGGCGCAAACCGCAAGGGAATAAAGGTAAAATGCGTGGACTGCCACCTACCGCACGACAGCTACATCTCATACGTGTTTCAAAAGGGACTAAACGGCTTTAACGAGGTTACGCATATGATGTTTAACGACGCGGATAAGATGGACTGGCAAGCGCATAGGCAAAACCGAACGAAATTCGTCTATGACAGCGGCTGCATAAGCTGTCATGAAAGAATTTTAGACGTAAATTCCACCAATGCGAACATAAACGATATGCATAAAATTTACGCGGATTTTAAAGACAAAAAGGATAAACTAAGCTGCGTTAGCTGCCACAAAACGGTAGGGCATAAAAATTTAGGTAAAATCCTTTACGAGATCAAAAATCCGCCGGTGGGCAACTGGGACGATGAACCCAAAAAGGACGAGCCGAAAAAATAG
- a CDS encoding cytochrome c3 family protein — protein sequence MLKIFKILAIACFALCVAFSADGALADAGKFNKQNYPIKSHHDKLGFDCKNCHKQADPKDYKALSADECLSCHKSYDVLAERSGHLGYDDNVHASPHYPKMDCNLCHRSHKPSQNYCVMCHSQDSMKKILVP from the coding sequence ATGCTAAAAATTTTTAAAATTTTAGCGATCGCCTGTTTCGCTCTTTGCGTGGCATTTAGCGCAGACGGCGCGCTTGCGGACGCTGGTAAATTTAACAAACAAAACTATCCGATCAAATCTCATCACGACAAGCTCGGCTTTGACTGCAAAAACTGCCACAAGCAGGCCGATCCGAAGGACTATAAGGCTCTAAGCGCGGACGAGTGCCTAAGCTGTCACAAAAGCTACGACGTGCTAGCCGAGCGCAGCGGACATCTGGGATATGACGACAACGTCCACGCAAGCCCGCACTATCCGAAAATGGACTGCAACCTCTGCCACCGCTCGCACAAGCCGTCGCAGAACTACTGCGTGATGTGCCATTCGCAAGACTCGATGAAAAAAATATTGGTGCCGTAG
- a CDS encoding flavocytochrome c: protein MNSRRKFLGSLCMAAVAPAFANAQIDASDVKWDEEWDVLVVGSGFAGSAATCQALDEGAKTLMIDKMPVLGGNSAINGGAIAVVNSSFQKARGIEDSYELYMKDILKAGLNLNQTELIETIAKNGNDAYEWSLKKGVYYRDALGQFGGHSVPRTIWPEINSGGKITIPLQEYAMNHGATIRTRVILDDLIRDESGKIIGAKVRENYDFIFDPLKDEADNKSGTVKFYKINGGIVMATGGFSYDVKFRQTIDPTLTPDLDCTNHYGATAYALKMMMANGVATRDLEWIQLGPWGSPDEKGFGIAPVFAIPAFSYGVMVDARTGKRFINELADRKIRSDAILKIHKNPDGSLTHPIVICDSVGAQGTTKANVYRGIHKNVIKVFDTIKELAAHYDIPYEGLQKTIDDYTRYAHAGKDEEFNKPFFKFKGIVPDLTKPPFYAWRALPKVHHTMGGVKIDVEARVYDTNGAPIEGLFAAGEAVGGPHGASRLGSCAIPDCLVFGRIAGANAANLAKKERKC, encoded by the coding sequence ATGAATAGTAGAAGAAAATTTTTAGGCAGCCTGTGCATGGCCGCCGTCGCTCCTGCGTTTGCGAACGCGCAGATAGACGCGAGCGACGTGAAATGGGACGAGGAGTGGGATGTGCTCGTCGTGGGCTCGGGCTTTGCGGGCTCGGCTGCGACGTGTCAGGCGCTAGATGAAGGCGCAAAAACGCTGATGATCGACAAGATGCCCGTGCTCGGCGGAAACTCCGCCATCAACGGCGGAGCGATCGCGGTCGTAAATTCCAGCTTTCAAAAGGCGCGCGGCATCGAGGATTCATACGAGCTGTATATGAAGGACATCCTCAAGGCGGGGCTAAATTTAAACCAAACAGAGCTCATCGAAACGATCGCCAAAAACGGCAACGACGCTTATGAGTGGTCGCTTAAAAAGGGCGTTTATTACCGCGACGCTTTGGGGCAGTTCGGCGGACACTCGGTGCCGCGCACTATCTGGCCCGAGATAAACTCCGGCGGCAAGATCACCATCCCGCTGCAAGAGTACGCGATGAACCACGGCGCGACCATCCGCACGCGAGTGATCTTAGACGATCTGATCCGCGATGAGAGCGGCAAGATAATCGGCGCGAAGGTGAGGGAGAATTACGATTTCATCTTCGATCCGCTCAAAGACGAGGCGGACAACAAAAGCGGCACGGTGAAATTTTACAAGATCAACGGCGGCATCGTCATGGCTACGGGCGGTTTTTCGTATGACGTGAAATTTAGACAAACCATCGATCCTACGCTAACGCCCGATCTTGACTGCACCAACCACTACGGAGCGACCGCATACGCACTAAAGATGATGATGGCAAACGGCGTTGCGACGCGCGATTTGGAGTGGATACAGCTAGGGCCTTGGGGTAGTCCCGACGAGAAGGGATTTGGCATAGCGCCGGTGTTTGCGATACCTGCGTTTAGCTACGGCGTGATGGTCGATGCACGCACGGGCAAGAGGTTTATAAACGAGCTAGCCGACCGTAAAATCCGCTCCGACGCGATCTTGAAGATCCACAAAAACCCCGACGGCAGCCTCACTCACCCGATAGTTATCTGCGATAGCGTCGGCGCGCAGGGCACGACGAAGGCAAACGTTTATCGCGGTATCCACAAAAACGTCATTAAGGTTTTTGATACGATCAAAGAGCTCGCCGCGCACTACGACATCCCGTACGAAGGGCTGCAAAAGACGATCGATGATTACACGAGATACGCGCACGCGGGCAAGGACGAAGAATTTAACAAGCCGTTTTTTAAATTTAAAGGCATAGTTCCGGATCTTACTAAGCCTCCGTTTTACGCGTGGCGGGCGCTGCCGAAGGTACATCACACTATGGGCGGCGTCAAAATCGACGTTGAAGCGAGGGTTTATGACACGAACGGAGCGCCGATAGAGGGGCTTTTTGCCGCGGGCGAGGCGGTGGGCGGACCGCACGGAGCGAGCCGTCTTGGAAGCTGCGCGATACCTGATTGCTTGGTATTCGGCAGAATCGCCGGCGCAAATGCCGCAAATTTAGCCAAAAAGGAGAGAAAATGCTAA
- a CDS encoding Opr family porin, translating to MKKSLILIAALASVAVAGSESLEDAFKNGKFSGDITAWSESRHINKGQKSTYYANTSYIVGSIGLGYETDFYKNFRLVTGFRGAAPLYERHKNFRTLHGTGDSTERIYEHDRVLLSTLYLEWNAYDTSVKIGRQEMITDWIGRFNDGVRITNNSISNLTLDALWTRAQGRASYKEMWGFKSRNKKNEGVFNVGATYKFDGGFSAKAYVLHANDVFAGVGSKAMYDCTINDDWSVGGMIHYAQSDEKKIKDDGKMFEATAYAKFQDHKLTLGYTKSGKAIGWGSLNLTGDHIVPFEEGDVMYERDAKTFYAMLDTQIEKLNLTALAGTTIYKLKGGDDTNYRQHELSVWASYPLMKNLKAFIAYDQVFKAQPGYPALTQIGAGLSYSF from the coding sequence ATGAAAAAAAGCTTGATTTTAATCGCAGCGCTTGCATCTGTCGCAGTTGCCGGTAGCGAAAGTTTAGAGGATGCGTTTAAAAATGGAAAATTTAGCGGCGATATCACGGCCTGGTCCGAAAGCCGCCATATCAATAAAGGGCAAAAATCAACCTACTACGCCAACACCTCCTATATCGTAGGCTCTATAGGTCTTGGTTACGAAACCGATTTTTATAAAAATTTTAGGCTCGTGACCGGTTTTAGAGGCGCCGCGCCGCTATACGAGAGGCACAAAAACTTCCGCACGCTGCACGGCACGGGCGACTCTACAGAGAGGATCTACGAGCATGACCGTGTATTGCTTTCGACGCTTTATCTTGAATGGAACGCTTACGACACCTCCGTTAAGATCGGTCGTCAAGAGATGATAACCGACTGGATAGGTAGGTTTAACGACGGTGTGCGCATCACGAACAACTCCATTTCAAATTTGACGCTCGATGCGCTTTGGACGCGTGCGCAAGGAAGGGCGTCATATAAAGAGATGTGGGGCTTTAAATCTAGAAACAAAAAAAACGAAGGCGTCTTTAACGTGGGCGCTACATATAAATTCGACGGCGGATTTAGCGCTAAAGCTTATGTATTACATGCGAACGACGTCTTTGCGGGCGTGGGTAGTAAGGCGATGTATGACTGTACCATAAATGACGATTGGAGCGTGGGCGGTATGATCCACTATGCGCAAAGCGACGAGAAGAAGATAAAAGACGACGGCAAGATGTTTGAGGCTACGGCATACGCCAAATTTCAAGATCACAAGCTTACTCTTGGCTACACCAAATCAGGCAAGGCTATCGGCTGGGGTAGTTTAAATTTAACCGGCGATCACATCGTACCGTTTGAAGAGGGCGACGTGATGTATGAGCGGGACGCGAAGACATTTTACGCCATGCTAGATACCCAGATAGAAAAGCTAAATTTGACTGCGCTTGCCGGCACGACCATATATAAGCTTAAAGGCGGCGACGATACGAACTACAGACAGCACGAGCTTAGCGTATGGGCGAGCTATCCTTTGATGAAAAACTTAAAAGCGTTTATAGCTTACGATCAGGTCTTTAAAGCGCAGCCGGGATACCCGGCTCTCACTCAGATCGGCGCCGGGCTGAGTTATAGTTTTTAA
- a CDS encoding HAL/PAL/TAL family ammonia-lyase gives MNIVRNLSVVAALALSLNASITLDGENLTSKDIAYISNGAKVDISKKAMQKVKKAHEILLSAAKDGQKIYGLTVGVGLNKDRSFVDAKGNLDAEVIEASTKFNIGLIHAHCGGVGEDMPLKTARAVLATRLNNMLFAGAGVQEEVISLYKEFLNQDIIPVMPSVGSMGEADITILGHVGLAMLGEGEVYYKGEKMAAAQALKKAGLKPLSPFGKDSLSILSSNAYSAALASLALEDLKHADKMSKLVFALSLEALNGNVAPFSSEAASLRPFPQFEATAKQIREILKDSYLWDKDDARALQDPLSYRDASYFFAAMSSSIQSLESLMKIQLNSSDDNPGIFIGEQPAGAKFQESKLFTKGGAVVPTSNFEPLLWVIEFEKASIVLAHNSKASSLRTIKLSDDNFTHLSRFLGTDKTVHAFGAMQKPFVALAGENEFLANPASLDYVPVAGNIEDVATNAPFVMQKFFKQIENFYSILGMELIHAAQAIDLRMQQNPNLKLSAQTKKLYEQYRKVVKFMDTDRPLTGDFRNSAKFLKEYK, from the coding sequence ATGAATATCGTCAGAAATTTATCTGTTGTAGCGGCGTTGGCATTAAGCCTAAATGCAAGCATTACGCTTGATGGTGAAAATTTAACATCCAAAGATATCGCGTATATTTCAAACGGAGCAAAAGTTGATATCAGCAAAAAAGCTATGCAAAAGGTCAAAAAGGCGCATGAAATTTTACTAAGCGCCGCAAAAGACGGGCAGAAAATTTACGGGCTTACCGTGGGCGTGGGGCTTAATAAAGACCGAAGCTTCGTCGATGCGAAAGGGAATTTGGACGCGGAAGTGATCGAGGCGTCTACGAAATTTAATATCGGGCTCATCCACGCGCACTGCGGCGGCGTAGGTGAGGATATGCCGCTAAAAACGGCTCGCGCGGTGCTTGCGACGAGGTTAAACAATATGCTATTCGCGGGCGCGGGCGTGCAGGAGGAGGTGATAAGCTTATACAAAGAATTTTTAAATCAAGACATCATCCCCGTAATGCCTAGCGTGGGCTCCATGGGCGAAGCCGACATCACGATTTTAGGTCACGTAGGGCTTGCGATGCTCGGAGAGGGCGAGGTGTATTACAAGGGCGAAAAGATGGCTGCCGCGCAGGCGCTGAAAAAAGCGGGGCTCAAGCCGCTCTCGCCGTTTGGCAAGGATAGCCTTTCGATTTTAAGCTCAAACGCCTACTCTGCGGCGCTTGCGAGCCTTGCGCTGGAGGATTTGAAGCACGCGGATAAGATGTCTAAGCTCGTCTTCGCCCTTAGCCTTGAGGCGCTAAACGGCAACGTCGCTCCGTTTTCGAGCGAGGCTGCGAGCCTAAGGCCGTTTCCGCAGTTTGAGGCCACAGCAAAGCAGATAAGAGAAATTTTAAAAGACAGCTATCTATGGGATAAGGACGATGCCAGAGCGCTGCAAGATCCGCTCAGCTACCGCGACGCGTCGTATTTCTTCGCCGCGATGAGCTCGTCCATACAGAGCCTTGAAAGCTTGATGAAAATCCAGCTCAACTCCTCCGACGACAATCCCGGAATTTTCATCGGCGAGCAGCCTGCGGGTGCAAAATTTCAAGAAAGCAAGCTCTTTACCAAAGGCGGCGCCGTCGTGCCTACGTCAAATTTTGAGCCGCTTTTGTGGGTGATAGAATTTGAAAAAGCATCCATCGTGCTCGCGCACAATTCAAAGGCCTCGTCGCTTCGCACGATCAAGCTATCGGATGATAACTTCACGCACCTAAGCCGCTTTTTAGGCACCGACAAGACCGTGCATGCATTCGGCGCGATGCAAAAGCCTTTCGTAGCGCTTGCGGGCGAGAACGAGTTTTTGGCAAATCCTGCGTCGCTTGATTACGTCCCCGTAGCGGGCAATATCGAAGACGTCGCGACCAATGCGCCTTTCGTGATGCAGAAATTTTTCAAGCAGATCGAAAATTTCTACTCGATCTTGGGCATGGAGCTCATCCACGCCGCGCAAGCGATCGATCTGAGAATGCAGCAAAATCCGAACCTAAAGCTCTCCGCGCAGACCAAAAAGCTCTACGAGCAGTATAGAAAAGTCGTAAAATTTATGGATACCGACCGACCTTTGACGGGCGATTTTAGAAATTCTGCGAAATTTTTAAAAGAGTATAAATAA
- a CDS encoding endo alpha-1,4 polygalactosaminidase, producing the protein MRKILSALVAIFVLCLCAAAVENSTNENRAGEAKSAIDYREEMRRFVIAISQYGKKFDKNFIVIPQNGLELITKDGSASGELQQGYLREISAVGAESLFYGYSGDDKPTSADASEYMLKLCRLYAQNGVRVLVTDYCSAVSDVDASYRRNKENGFLSFAADKRNLTAVPKYPNAPYNANAKDIKTVWDAENFLYLINSEKFSTKRQFIDALKNTDYDIIIMDLFHFEKAYAASEIRELKTKRNGGKRLVICYMSIGEAEDYRYYWSDAWKEGKPAWLAEENPHWKGNYVVKYWDADWQKIITGNDGSYQKKILGAGFDGVYLDIIDAFEYFEKRNKNK; encoded by the coding sequence ATGCGTAAAATTTTATCCGCACTGGTTGCGATTTTCGTCTTATGCCTTTGCGCCGCGGCGGTTGAAAATAGCACGAATGAAAATCGCGCAGGCGAAGCAAAATCTGCGATAGACTACCGCGAGGAGATGCGCCGCTTCGTCATCGCTATCTCGCAATACGGCAAAAAATTTGATAAAAATTTCATCGTCATCCCGCAAAACGGCCTTGAGCTCATTACCAAAGACGGCTCGGCTAGCGGCGAGCTACAGCAGGGCTACCTACGCGAGATCTCGGCCGTGGGCGCCGAGTCGCTGTTTTACGGCTACTCGGGCGACGACAAGCCCACCTCCGCCGACGCAAGCGAATACATGCTTAAGCTCTGCCGCCTCTACGCGCAAAACGGCGTGCGGGTGCTCGTTACCGATTATTGTTCCGCCGTGAGCGATGTGGACGCCTCGTACCGGCGCAATAAAGAAAACGGTTTTCTTTCTTTTGCTGCGGATAAACGCAACCTGACCGCCGTTCCAAAGTATCCAAACGCTCCGTATAACGCAAACGCCAAAGATATAAAAACGGTTTGGGATGCCGAAAACTTTTTGTATCTGATTAACAGCGAAAAATTTTCTACAAAACGGCAGTTTATCGATGCGCTCAAAAATACGGATTACGATATCATAATAATGGATTTGTTTCACTTCGAAAAAGCCTACGCTGCGTCCGAAATACGGGAGCTCAAAACAAAACGCAACGGCGGAAAGCGGCTTGTGATCTGCTATATGAGCATAGGGGAGGCGGAGGATTATCGGTATTATTGGAGCGACGCCTGGAAAGAGGGGAAGCCCGCCTGGCTTGCAGAGGAAAACCCGCACTGGAAAGGAAATTACGTCGTCAAATATTGGGATGCGGATTGGCAAAAAATAATTACGGGGAACGACGGGTCGTACCAAAAAAAGATCTTGGGCGCGGGTTTTGACGGCGTTTATCTTGACATAATCGATGCGTTTGAGTATTTTGAAAAAAGAAATAAAAACAAATAA
- the nifJ gene encoding pyruvate:ferredoxin (flavodoxin) oxidoreductase has translation MAKIMKTMDGNEAAAYASYAFTEVAGIYPITPSSPMADYTDMWAAQGKKNLFGMPVKVVEMQSEGGAAGTVHGSLQVGALTTTYTASQGLLLKIPNMYKIAGQLLPGVIHVSARSLAAQALSIFGDHQDIYACRQTGFAMLASGSVQEVMDIAGVAHLAAIKGRVPFLHFFDGFRTSHEIQKVEVLDYEHFDRLLDREAVRKFRDEALSPESPKTRGTAQNDDIYFQTRELSNRYYDAVPDIVAEYLKEISKITGRDYKPFNYYGDPQATRVVVAMGSVTQTLEEVVDHLRAKGEKVGVIKVHLYRPFSLKYLFDVMPETVEKIAVLDRTKEPGSLGEPLYLDVKAAFYGRKNQPVIVGGRYGLSSKDVGPAQMLAVFENLNLEGPKNGFTVGIEDDVTFTSLKVGEKISLSDASVKECLFYGLGADGTVGANKNSIKIIGDKTELYAQAYFAYDSKKSGGYTRSHLRFGKNPIRSTYLVSNPHFVACSVAAYLEIYDVIDGIREGGTFLLNSIWDAEQTIAKLPNKVKKILAEKRVNFYIINATKLAREIGLKNRTNTIMQSAFFKLADIIPFADAQKYMKEYAHKAYAKKGEAIVEMNYKAIDMGADGLVKVAVDPSWANLTDDAANEEKYVGDEFIEKIVKPINAARGDSLPVSAFVGFEDGHFKSGTTAYEKRGIGVMVPKWIEENCIQCNQCAFVCPHAVIRPFLIDENELAAAPQTVQDHVLDAKGKEVKGLKYKIQVSPLDCTGCELCAQNCPSKEKSLVMVPLAEEMEKNEQENADYLFKKVTYKDDLMSKESVKGVGFAQPLFEFHGACPGCGETPYLGLVTRLFGDRMIVANATGCSSIYGGSAPSTPYTTNKDGKGVAWANSLFEDNAEFGMGMNVAVETLRHRIEDVMLRTKDAAPNALAALYSDWIAHKNDGEKTTQIAKILTPLLEQNLSVPGVKEILELKRYLVKKSQWIIGGDGWAYDIGFGGLDHVLASGENVNVLVLDTEVYSNTGGQSSKSSRAGSIAQFTASGKPMQKKDLGYIAMTYGNIFVAQINSNASQANTIKAIAAAEAYDGPSLVIAYSPCIAHGIKGGMALSGDQGELATKCGYWPTYVYDPRLIKEGKNPLKMTSKEPDWSLYEEFLLNEVRYNSLKKTNPEHADELLAKNKADAQRRYRQLKRLSLADFSDEVESSAETAESAE, from the coding sequence ATGGCTAAAATAATGAAAACTATGGACGGAAACGAGGCTGCGGCATATGCATCTTATGCATTTACCGAGGTCGCGGGCATATACCCGATCACTCCTAGCTCGCCGATGGCCGATTATACCGATATGTGGGCGGCTCAGGGCAAGAAAAATTTATTCGGTATGCCCGTTAAAGTCGTCGAAATGCAAAGCGAGGGCGGGGCTGCGGGCACCGTGCACGGCTCGCTGCAAGTAGGCGCGCTAACCACTACATACACGGCTTCGCAGGGGCTTTTGTTAAAAATCCCGAATATGTACAAAATCGCAGGCCAGCTACTACCCGGCGTTATCCACGTGAGCGCGCGCTCTCTGGCGGCCCAGGCGCTTTCTATCTTTGGCGATCATCAGGACATCTACGCCTGTCGGCAAACGGGATTTGCTATGCTGGCAAGCGGCTCGGTGCAAGAGGTTATGGATATCGCGGGCGTCGCGCATCTAGCGGCGATCAAAGGTCGCGTGCCGTTTTTGCACTTTTTCGACGGATTTCGCACGAGCCACGAGATACAAAAGGTCGAGGTGCTAGACTACGAGCATTTTGACAGGCTGCTAGACCGCGAGGCCGTGCGTAAATTTAGAGACGAGGCGCTAAGTCCGGAGAGCCCGAAAACTCGCGGCACGGCTCAAAACGACGACATCTACTTTCAGACGCGCGAGTTATCCAACCGCTACTACGACGCGGTGCCGGATATCGTGGCCGAGTATCTAAAAGAAATTTCAAAAATCACGGGACGCGACTATAAGCCGTTTAATTATTACGGCGATCCGCAGGCTACTCGCGTCGTGGTCGCGATGGGTTCGGTAACGCAAACTCTAGAAGAAGTCGTCGATCACCTACGTGCAAAGGGCGAAAAAGTAGGCGTGATAAAAGTGCATCTATACCGTCCGTTTAGCCTAAAATACCTCTTTGACGTGATGCCTGAAACGGTAGAAAAGATCGCCGTACTAGACCGCACCAAAGAGCCCGGAAGCCTCGGTGAGCCGCTATATCTGGACGTCAAGGCGGCGTTTTACGGACGCAAAAATCAGCCCGTGATCGTGGGCGGTCGCTACGGCCTAAGCTCAAAGGATGTGGGTCCGGCGCAGATGCTAGCCGTCTTTGAAAACTTAAATTTAGAGGGGCCTAAAAACGGCTTTACCGTCGGTATCGAGGACGACGTGACCTTCACCTCGCTAAAAGTCGGCGAGAAAATTTCGCTAAGCGACGCAAGCGTAAAAGAGTGCTTATTTTACGGTCTTGGCGCGGACGGTACCGTTGGGGCGAATAAAAACTCCATCAAAATCATCGGCGATAAAACCGAGCTTTACGCGCAGGCGTATTTTGCCTACGACAGCAAAAAATCAGGCGGCTACACGCGCTCGCACCTGCGTTTCGGCAAAAACCCGATCCGCTCGACCTACCTCGTCTCAAATCCGCACTTCGTAGCTTGCTCTGTCGCGGCGTATCTTGAAATTTACGACGTCATAGACGGTATCCGCGAGGGCGGGACGTTCCTGCTAAACTCGATCTGGGATGCCGAGCAAACGATCGCTAAACTGCCGAATAAGGTCAAGAAAATTTTGGCCGAGAAAAGAGTAAATTTCTACATCATCAACGCCACTAAGCTAGCTCGCGAGATCGGGCTAAAAAACCGCACGAACACCATCATGCAGTCGGCGTTTTTTAAGCTAGCTGACATCATCCCGTTTGCCGACGCACAAAAATACATGAAAGAGTACGCGCACAAAGCCTACGCCAAAAAGGGCGAAGCGATCGTAGAGATGAACTACAAGGCTATCGATATGGGCGCGGATGGGCTAGTTAAAGTAGCGGTCGATCCTAGCTGGGCAAATTTGACGGATGACGCCGCTAACGAGGAAAAATACGTAGGCGATGAATTTATAGAAAAAATCGTTAAACCTATCAATGCCGCCAGGGGCGATAGCTTGCCCGTTTCGGCGTTTGTTGGCTTTGAAGACGGACACTTTAAATCAGGCACTACGGCCTACGAAAAACGCGGTATCGGCGTGATGGTGCCTAAGTGGATCGAGGAAAATTGTATCCAGTGTAACCAGTGCGCCTTCGTCTGCCCGCACGCGGTCATCAGGCCGTTTCTCATCGATGAAAACGAGCTCGCCGCCGCGCCTCAAACCGTGCAAGATCACGTCCTAGACGCCAAGGGCAAAGAGGTAAAAGGGCTAAAATACAAAATCCAGGTTAGCCCTCTGGACTGCACGGGTTGCGAGCTGTGCGCTCAAAACTGCCCGAGCAAGGAAAAATCGCTCGTCATGGTGCCGCTAGCCGAGGAGATGGAGAAAAACGAGCAGGAAAACGCCGATTATTTATTTAAAAAAGTAACCTACAAAGACGACCTGATGAGCAAAGAAAGCGTCAAGGGCGTGGGATTTGCTCAGCCGCTATTTGAGTTTCACGGCGCGTGCCCGGGTTGCGGCGAGACGCCTTATCTAGGGCTTGTTACGAGGCTGTTTGGCGACCGTATGATAGTGGCAAACGCCACCGGATGCAGCTCGATTTACGGCGGTAGCGCGCCATCGACGCCTTATACGACAAACAAAGATGGCAAGGGCGTAGCGTGGGCAAACTCGCTGTTTGAGGATAACGCGGAGTTTGGTATGGGTATGAACGTCGCGGTCGAGACCCTGCGCCACCGTATCGAGGACGTAATGCTACGCACTAAAGACGCCGCGCCAAATGCCCTAGCCGCGCTATACTCCGACTGGATCGCGCACAAAAACGACGGCGAGAAAACGACGCAAATCGCTAAAATTTTGACTCCTCTTTTGGAGCAAAATTTAAGCGTTCCCGGCGTAAAAGAAATTTTAGAGCTAAAAAGATACCTCGTCAAAAAATCCCAGTGGATCATCGGCGGCGACGGTTGGGCCTACGACATCGGCTTTGGCGGGCTTGATCACGTACTAGCTAGCGGCGAGAACGTAAACGTACTGGTGCTAGATACCGAGGTGTACTCAAACACCGGCGGCCAAAGCTCAAAATCTAGCCGTGCAGGCTCAATAGCGCAGTTTACCGCTAGCGGCAAGCCGATGCAGAAAAAGGATCTGGGCTACATCGCGATGACCTACGGAAATATCTTCGTCGCGCAGATCAACTCAAACGCGAGCCAGGCAAACACGATAAAAGCCATCGCCGCAGCCGAGGCCTACGATGGTCCGAGCCTCGTGATCGCGTATTCGCCGTGCATCGCGCACGGTATCAAGGGCGGTATGGCGCTCTCGGGCGATCAGGGCGAGCTAGCGACCAAATGCGGCTACTGGCCGACCTACGTCTACGACCCGCGCCTAATCAAAGAGGGCAAAAATCCGCTCAAAATGACCTCAAAAGAGCCCGACTGGTCGCTTTACGAGGAGTTTTTGCTAAACGAGGTTCGCTATAACTCGCTTAAGAAAACCAACCCTGAGCACGCGGACGAGCTGCTGGCTAAAAACAAGGCCGACGCGCAAAGACGCTACCGCCAGCTAAAACGCCTAAGCTTGGCTGACTTTAGCGATGAGGTCGAGTCTAGCGCGGAGACTGCCGAAAGTGCCGAATAG
- a CDS encoding DNA-deoxyinosine glycosylase, producing MSEMQTHPFKPIFDQNSKILILGSFPSVVSRKFGFYYTNPQNRFWRVLAQILNVPPPASTEEKIKFLLAHGIAIYDAAICCEIKGSSDAKMTAVVPANLKSIFGGARIAQVFANGGKAHEICEKYLKTQILNATGKGPVKLPSTSPANANFSFERLVREWMVVTNALKGIEI from the coding sequence ATGAGCGAGATGCAAACCCATCCTTTTAAGCCGATTTTCGATCAAAATTCTAAAATTTTGATCCTCGGTTCTTTTCCCTCCGTCGTTTCTCGTAAATTTGGCTTTTACTACACAAATCCGCAAAATCGCTTTTGGCGGGTGCTGGCGCAAATTTTAAACGTGCCGCCGCCTGCGAGCACGGAGGAAAAGATAAAATTCCTACTCGCCCACGGCATCGCCATCTACGACGCTGCGATCTGCTGCGAGATAAAGGGCTCGAGCGACGCCAAAATGACCGCCGTCGTGCCCGCAAATTTAAAGTCGATCTTTGGTGGAGCGCGCATAGCGCAGGTATTCGCAAACGGCGGCAAGGCGCACGAAATCTGCGAAAAATACCTAAAAACTCAAATTTTAAACGCAACCGGCAAAGGACCCGTCAAGCTACCGTCCACGAGCCCCGCGAATGCAAATTTTAGTTTTGAAAGGCTTGTGCGCGAGTGGATGGTCGTCACGAACGCGTTAAAAGGCATCGAAATTTGA